The following nucleotide sequence is from Lathamus discolor isolate bLatDis1 chromosome Z, bLatDis1.hap1, whole genome shotgun sequence.
TTATGCTCTCACTGAAAAGGTACAAGGTGGCTTAGAGGAGAGAACCATACATGTGACTCAAGGCAATCGTAAAGATCCCCGTAATGCCACTGGGGCAGGGTGAAGTCCTCCAGGTTGTAAGTGGGCTAAGTCAGTCAGCTTCTCCTTAGTGAAATCAGTGACAAGTAACAGCCATATGTAGTGGGTTGTGACAGAGTGACCAGAGCTATGTAATGACAGTTTTGCAAAAGCAGATTCAGAAGagctaacaacaaaaaaatatttataaatacataacaAAAAATTCCTTACAAGGCATGAAAAAAATCTAACTTGAACAGACCCAGAATTTAGAAAGTGCAACTCTACAGCCTTATACAATGCAAAGGTACTTACATACAAAGCTAGTTAAGAGAAGGAAGTGACCATTGGTGTCAGAAGTAGCTACAAAACATGACCAACTTCAGCCATTTTCTTGCTAGCTTACACccatgaaaaaataatgtttaggATTGTGTCTCATGTGAAATAACTAGTAGAGCTACTGTTTGCCTTGATGGTGATTAGCATGCTTAATTCAGCTCCTCCAAAGCCACCCAAGGGTAATAAGCCCTCAGTGAGATGGGCAGAATGCATCACCATCCACTGGATGTGCTGCAATGGCTGCATCATTCCAGAACTGAAATGAGGCTACcatgaaattaaatggaaataaaggaTAAGGGAAGAACCTTCACTTGACAATGTAGTTAAACATACAGAAATCCAAGGCTACATTTTCTGTATTGACTGTAACATTCAATTCTGCTGATATTATTTCTTCAAAGAGAGGTAGTTGCTTTCTTTGAATAAATAACATTCTCAAGAAAACCTGAGATTCAACATGGATTCAACTTTCAGATCTACTTCTATTGAAGAGTTATGAAGTTACTTATAAAGACACAGCAGTATTGTACTGTTCtcaagaaataatttgaaatattgaAACAATTCTACCACATATACCTCAATATCTGTATTTGTgtaatatatattcatatatgtCTTATATAGTACTGTACTAAAGTATACTCCCTCTCTGATGCATAATGTATTCCTTTATTATCAGACAACATTGTGCTTTCTTCTGGTTTATCTAATGTACTTTTATGTTGGTTTATGTCAtgttttgaactttttttttgtcattgctttttaaacataaaCAAGTACCGTTCAATTAATAGTTCTTTGAAATACTCATGTCAGACAAATAGGGTGCATATATTTATACTTATATATAATagatatgcaaatatatatataatatagaCTAGAACTATGCAACATCATGTTAATTCATAGAATTCTAATTTTTAGTCCACAAAGCAACATCCTGTAACAAATAACATTTCAATTAAGATAGGTAATGGTTTACTTAAATGGAATAATTCCACTACCAGATCCCTGTCCAGCAGAATCCATGCTTTAGAAAACAAGAGCAGTCAGAAACAGAGCAACTGGCTTTTGCCTTGCAATACATGATCCCAAGTTACAAGACACTGGAACTTTTTCTGGCTTCTTCCCGAAGGTGGTCTGATCTTCCTGAAACATAGCTGTGGGACCCAAAGACCAGACTGCCACTGGGTATACCAGCCTGAAGCGCAAGTTCCAGCTTGCCCCAAGTACCCCATTGCATGGTGAGAGGCTTTGcccattgcttttttttttcttttttccagctgaCATTCATATGTCAGTATTGCTGTAACATTCTTCGAAGAAATCATGATGCAATAGCCATTCTTCAGTGGCTACAGGCGGCAAAATACAACACAAAGACCTTTCTTCATCTCCCAGCGCCAGTGAAGTCTCTTGATCCAAATCCACAAAGCCAAGGTGTTTCCCTGCTTCTCAGCACGCCGTTACCCGAGGGGAGCTCATGTCTCCGGGCAGAAGAGCTTCCTGAGGAGGTTCAGGATCTTCTGCCGCAGGTTCCACTTGTCGCCTATCCTGCGCAGCTGCAGGGCGCACTCCGACACCACCTCCGACACTGCGATGCCCAAGCACAGCCGTCAGACCCAGCACCGCCGCCTGCCCACCCACGCCTCTCCTTCACTTTCATGACATATTCACAATACTgtgatttccccccccccccccccccccccccatttcttctctttttaataaGTATTACACCGCACTACAACCAGCGCTGCACATCCCCGCGGACGGCCGCAGCCGCTGCCCTCCTCCCGCTTCCGGCCTCCCGCGGTGCTGCCCTCGCTCCCGG
It contains:
- the PMAIP1 gene encoding phorbol-12-myristate-13-acetate-induced protein 1 yields the protein MVPGRTPRKAAQPGAAAGTGSEGTVSEVVSECALQLRRIGDKWNLRQKILNLLRKLFCPET